A window of Polypterus senegalus isolate Bchr_013 chromosome 14, ASM1683550v1, whole genome shotgun sequence contains these coding sequences:
- the eif2s2 gene encoding eukaryotic translation initiation factor 2 subunit 2: MSGDEMIFDPTMTKKKKKKKKPFMLDEEAGEQQSEETQPQEPKEVDHETVEEKEFDLDEDDSRKKEVPDDLDDLNFFNQKKKKKKPKKIFEDDIEEGFKELKIEGDQSEPPEEDDLDLMLPTKKKKNRKVAFTDESETLDKDEVPEDEDSKNNDGITFSSQTGPAWAGTERDYTYDELLARVFNIMREKNPDMVAGEKRKFVMKPPQVVRVGTKKTSFVNFTDICKLLHRQPKHLLAFLLAELGTSGSIDGNNQLVIKGRFQQKQIENVLRRYIKEYVTCHTCRSPDTILQKDTRLYFLQCETCHSRCSVASIKTGFQAVTGKRAQLRAKAN; this comes from the exons ATGATATTTGACCCtacaatgacaaagaaaaaaaagaaaaagaagaagcctttcaTGTTGGATGAAGAGGCTGGGGAGCAGCAGAGTGAAGAGACACAGCCACAAGAGCCCAAAGAGGTGGATCATGAAACAGTAGAAGAGAAGGAGTTTGATCTGGATGAAGATGACAGCAGGAAAAAAG AAGTGCCAGATGATCTGGATGATTTGAACTTTttcaatcagaaaaaaaagaaaaagaaaccaaaaaagatATTTGAAGATGATATAGAGGAAGGTTTTAAG GAATTGAAAATAGAGGGAGACCAGTCTGAACCTCCTGAGGAAGATGATTTGGACTTGATGCTTcctacaaaaaagaagaagaaccgAAAAGTGGCATTTACAGATGAAAGTGAAACATTGGACAAAGATGAAG TACCAGAAGATGAAGACAGTAAAAACAATGATGGGATTACATTCAGTTCACAGACAGGACCAGCATGGGCTGGAACAGAGAGGGACTACACCTATGATGAG CTACTTGCAAGGGTGTTTAATatcatgagagaaaaaaatcccgACATGGTTGCTGGTGAGAAAAGAAAGTTTGTTATGAAACCCCCCCAGGTGGTCAGAGTGGGAACAAAGAAAACTTCATTTGTCAACTTCACAGATATTTGCAAACT GTTACATCGTCAGCCAAAACATCTGCTGGCCTTTCTATTGGCAGAGTTGGGTACAAG TGGCTCTATTGATGGCAACAACCAGCTTGTTATCAAAGGAAGATTCCAACAGAAACAGATTGAAAATGTCCTGAGGCGATACATAA AGGAGTATGTGACTTGCCATACCTGCCGATCACCCGACACCATTCTCCAGAAGGACACCCGCCTCTATTTCCTGCAGTGTGAGACATGCCACTCGCGCTGCTCAGTTGCCAGCATCAAGACCGGTTTCCAGGCTGTCACAGGCAAGAGAGCGCAGCTCCGTGCCAAAGCGAACTAG